One Pichia kudriavzevii chromosome 3, complete sequence genomic window carries:
- a CDS encoding uncharacterized protein (PKUD0C11130; similar to Saccharomyces cerevisiae YGR188C (BUB1) and YJL013C (MAD3); ancestral locus Anc_5.162) codes for MIETTDFASIEVDKENIQPIPQGRSALKLKELVTADQDKLNATLIKERAEFESKLTPETLEELDDPLELYLQYIKWIRENYRNGNTNESCLIQVLERATHDFKDNDYYKNEIRYFKIWLEYITYSDHPGDVFNYLLKKKIGAELALFYEEYSQFFELNGQYDKAQSIFELGISVNARPSKRLKRNYDTFLERRKEKGTTVASYVAKGLSNPDGKGLLLLNSSKKPKKKMELFSGSSLQDKTIDDISAKNHQNLDKIENSRKENKLEPTKWKGQTLNVSSSKTKTTRKMEIFRDKDAQYPITKKVPHADGKRYETHDFNLDLFMPTAKSNSAIKSESFSMFEVLLKFYNIKPVSVENKSEFTKRSSSTAFETPLNKRVKNTCVDQSPNVQDTPLLEYFKSSKGIFSMMDEDKSAVTEGKDNFEKEVVGRKTTFGDIPRTEEKNELIDAIIGGAFSDIFTDNTLTKTTEKELLKTPIKESSMKTSLEKTETQNNDDLTSSPFVENPDDSGFELAKSTIIENTVVNPYDRALRKELETKIASKLFRNVNFNNFSNKKIRKLQCFKSIFQPKAPAIYGNKQALIELNNVTFCITRELGSGDLSHIYLSESLDGKLIAMKVTSPPEIWEPYIISAINLRSRDFIKIEAFNMYEDESYLLIPYYEQGSLSDMMKCLSRYNYLTGKNFIEETLIIYLSIQLLSNVIKLHKLQIVHCDLKLEKCMLNIQRSSIKPTFNDLVLTGYEKSIDLTLFPIDTKFNCESMNISGQNLSEIVDSTNWRYEPDYIGVANIIHYLLFGNTLKLRKQGPHFRLVEPLKKYWQQDLWNELFDVLINPKIHGPPESIILELERLKAKFQNWFNLTVDKRLFMNKLRDICGILETRFKTK; via the coding sequence ATGATCGAAACTACAGATTTTGCATCTATTGAAGTTgacaaggaaaatattCAACCAATACCACAGGGTCGTTCAGCATTGAAACTGAAGGAATTAGTGACTGCCGACCAGGACAAACTGAATGCCACGCTTATAAAAGAACGAGCAGAATTTGAGAGTAAGTTGACACCCGAGACACTGGAAGAACTAGATGATCCATTAGAATTGTATTTGCAATATATAAAGTGGATACGAGAAAATTATCGAAACGGAAACACAAACGAATCGTGCTTAATTCAAGTTTTAGAAAGAGCTACTcatgatttcaaagataatgacTATtataaaaatgaaataagATATTTTAAGATCTGGCTAGAATATATTACTTATAGTGATCACCCTGGAGATGTGTTTAATTATctcttgaaaaagaaaattggtGCCGAATTGGCATTGTTTTATGAAGAATACTCGCAGTTTTTCGAATTGAATGGTCAATATGACAAAGCACAGTCTATATTCGAACTGGGAATTTCAGTCAACGCTAGACCTAGTAAACGTCTAAAAAGGAACTACGATACTTTTCtggaaagaagaaaggaGAAAGGGACGACAGTTGCAAGCTACGTAGCGAAGGGCCTGTCGAATCCAGATGGTAAAGGTTTATTATTGctaaattcttcaaaaaagccaaaaaagaaaatggaacTCTTCAGCGGCTCTAGTCTACAGGATAAAACCATCGATGATATAAGTGCtaaaaatcatcaaaacttagacaaaattgaaaacagtAGGAAAGAGAACAAGCTAGAACCGACAAAATGGAAAGGACAAACATTAAATGTCTCATCttccaaaacaaaaacaacacGTAAAATGGAAATATTTAGGGATAAGGATGCGCAATATCCAATTACCAAGAAAGTCCCACATGCGGATGGGAAACGTTATGAGACCCATGATTTTAACTTAGATCTTTTCATGCCGACAGCAAAGTCGAATAGTGCAATAAAATCGGAATCATTTTCCATGTTTGAAGTGTTACTTAAATTTTACAACATAAAGCCAGTTTCTgtggaaaacaaaagtgAATTTACTAAAcgttcttcttctactGCTTTTGAAACCCCACTTAATAAAAGAGTTAAGAACACATGTGTGGATCAGTCACCCAATGTACAAGACACTCCCCTATTGGAATATTTCAAGAGCTCGAAAGGTATATTTTCGATGATGGACGAAGACAAAAGTGCTGTGACAGAAGGAAAGGACAACTTTGAAAAGGAAGTAGTTGGACGCAAGACCACTTTCGGTGACATTCCTCgaacagaagaaaagaatgaaCTGATTGATGCTATAATTGGTGGTGCTTTTAGTGATATATTTACAGATAATACACTCACAAAAACCACAGAAAAAGAGCTTTTGAAGACCCCCATCAAagaatcatcaatgaaaacatcactagaaaaaactgaaactcaaaataatgatgatcTGACGAGCTCCCCATTTGTAGAGAATCCAGATGATTCTGGCTTTGAACtagcaaaatcaacaataatagAGAACACGGTCGTGAACCCATACGATAGAGCGCTTAGAAAGGAGCTGGAAACAAAGATAGCCTCAAAGCTTTTCAGAAATGtaaatttcaacaacttttcaaataaaaaaattcgCAAGCTACAATGTTTTAAAAGTATTTTCCAGCCTAAGGCGCCTGCAATCTATGGAAATAAACAAGCCTTAATAGAGCTCAACAATGTCACTTTTTGTATAACGCGAGAGCTAGGAAGCGGAGATTTATCACACATCTATTTAAGTGAATCCCTAGATGGTAAACTAATTGCCATGAAGGTCACAAGCCCTCCTGAGATTTGGGAACCATATATTATTTCAGCTATCAACCTCAGATCTAGggattttatcaaaattgaagcATTCAATATGTATGAGGATGAATCCTATCTTCTCATACCATATTATGAACAGGGAAGCTTATCTGATATGATGAAATGTTTATCTAGATATAATTACCTGACAGGAAAGaatttcattgaagaaacaCTCATCATTTATTTGAGTATTCAACTACTTTCCAATGTGATAAAGTTACACAAACTCCAAATAGTTCATTGTGACttgaaacttgaaaaatgcaTGCTTAATATCCAACGTTCATCGATTAAACCAACTTTTAATGACCTAGTTTTAACGGGCtatgaaaaatcaattgacTTGACATTGTTCCCCATAGACACCAAGTTCAATTGTGAGAGCATGAATATTTCAGGGCAAAATTTGTCAGAAATTGTTGACAGTACTAACTGGAGGTATGAACCTGATTATATCGGGGTGGCAAATATTATACACTATTTGCTGTTTGGAAATACCTTGAAACTCCGTAAGCAAGGTCCTCATTTCCGGCTGGTCGAACCACTCAAGAAATATTGGCAACAAGACCTTTGGAATGAGTTGTTTGACGTGCTTATCAATCCTAAGATACACGGTCCTCCAGAAAGTATCATCTTAGAACTTGAGAGGCTCAAAGCCAAATTTCAGAACTGGTTTAATTTAACGGTTGATAAACGTCTGTTTATGAATAAATTACGTGATATATGTGGTATTTTGGAAACTCGTTTCAAAACGAAATGA
- a CDS encoding uncharacterized protein (PKUD0C11140) — protein sequence MGLLKHTQRTDRCSKRGLASPASIENVAYVDSLKNVKLKTESSSDVFIGTTSLLSHKNKHFMRNSLQDPFSEKNHRVIDEVLSSYIVYPSGTQNITQEKIEYFGIFNLHSNQPENPIADRYNFSGSKSNSPVNKSTYVSNLRQRDSSDQHDKKQKSFFFSLISKGMHRIFRKSSETKQRMCKQHRPEIQTPVNTTLKDTSPSKRENFNLMSSEMEGEGQRNSVKTKETSTHFEYTFDDSEVQSLISRTDFSYKLSVAAKFKSLCPDKAYREWEKDGNIPEV from the coding sequence ATGGGATTATTGAAACATACACAAAGGACTGATAGGTGTAGCAAACGAGGTTTGGCCTCGCCAGCCAGTATTGAAAATGTGGCATATGTTGATAGTCTCAAGAATGTAAAGTTAAAGACGGAGTCTTCCTCAGACGTTTTCATTGGTACCACTTCGCTTTTAAGCCATAAAAACAAACACTTTATGAGAAATTCACTGCAAGATCCGTTTTCCGAAAAAAATCATAGAGTAATTGATGAAGTGCTTTCTTCATATATAGTGTATCCATCGGGTACTCAAAACATCACACAGgagaaaattgaatattttggTATCTTCAACCTTCACTCAAATCAACCAGAGAATCCAATAGCTGATCGTTATAATTTCTCCGGTAGCAAATCAAATTCACCGGTTAATAAGTCTACATATGTGAGCAATCTGAGACAAAGAGATAGCTCAGACCAACACGATAAGAAGCAAAagtccttttttttctctttaataTCAAAAGGAATGCATAGAATATTTAGAAAAAGCTCCGAGACTAAACAACGGATGTGTAAACAACACAGGCCCGAGATCCAAACACCAGTCAATACTACTTTAAAAGACACCTCACCttcaaaaagagaaaactttAATTTAATGTCATCAGAAATGGAGGGCGAAGGTCAAAGAAATAGCGTCAAAACTAAGGAAACCAGTACCCATTTCGAATATACATTCGATGACAGCGAGGTTCAGTCGTTAATCTCTAGAACCGACTTTTCCTACAAACTAAGTGTCGCTGCAAAATTTAAAAGCTTATGTCCGGATAAGGCATACCGAGAGTGGGAAAAGGATGGGAACATACCCGAGGTTTGA